AGATCAATACTATAATATGCGTCAGGTTATTGAAAAAGATATGACGCCTGTTGAGTTGGCTAAAGGAGTTATGGAGGAATTGGATATTACGCCAGTTATTGAACCCATTCGTGGTGGAACAGATGGTTCAAAGATTTCATTTATGGGTATTCCAACTCCAAACCTTTTTGCTGGGGGCGAAAATATGCATGGTCGATATGAGTTTGTTTCCTTGCAGACAATGGAAAAAGCCGTAGATGTTATTCTTGGAATTGTCAGTAAACCTTAATAGAGCTTGCTAAATACTGATTTTATGGTAAAATTAGAAGTAATGGAGGTGCTGAGATGATTAAAATTTTCGGCAAGTATCGTTACCATTGGCAACCCGAATTATCTTGGCTAATCATCTACTGGTCTTTAGCCATCACGCCAATCTTTATTGCGGCGGCCCTTCTGTTCGAGTTGTACTCGGTGCCCTCACATATTTTGATGCTCTTCACTATTTTCGTTGCCTTGTTTGGTTTAGGATTCCATCGTTACTTTATTATTGAAGATCATGGGATTCTGCGTATTGTTTCTTTCAATATTTTTAAACCACGCAAAGTGAAAATTAGTGATATTGAAAAAGTCGAAGTTATTAAAACTGGCTTGAGCCTTATTTTTAAAAATGGTAAAAAACGTCAGTTTTATATGAGAAAGTGGCCAAAGAAATATTTCTTAGATGCTTTAGCGCTTCACCCTGATTTCAAAGGTGAGGTAGAGCTATTGGATCATATGACTAACTTTGATTACTTTGCCTTTTATGAGGAATCAAAAAAAGCCCTCAAGCTTAAACTTCGCAAATAAGGGCTTTAGTGGGACAAGACTTGACAGCAGTCAAAGTCTCAGGGGTGTTTTCAATAATTTGATTGAGTTGGTCGCTATCTCTGAACCTAACAATACCTTCGTCATCATAATCGAAGACGGGAGAGTAGGTTTGGCACAAACCACAAGCGATACATTTTTCTGGAATTAATGATACTTTCATAGTATTATTTTAAAATAGATTTATTGTTTTTACAAGGAGAATATCATGAGTAAAAAACCATGGGAAGATAAGGTTTCTGACGAAGAGTTGGAAGAAGTAGTTGACGCTGATTTTCTAGATGATGAAGATGAGTTTGAGGATTATGAAGAAGAAGAGGATGTAACTCCTTCTGATGAAAAACGCGAAAAAGGTGGCGGCTTCATTAATTCATCATTCTTGACAGTCTTGCTTGGATTATTCTTTGTTATTGTTGTATGTATTTTGTTCTTTGTTTTCTATACTTCAAATGTCGGTGGAAACAAAACTGCGGAATCTAAGGAATCATCTGGATTCTACTCATCATCAACTAGCAAAGTTGTTAAATCTTCATCTAGCGAGAAAGACTCAAACAAAGATGAGGAAAGTGAGAAATCTAATACAGAAAAATCTTCAAAAGAAAAATCATCTTCAACTAAAGCATCAAGCTCTTCTAAACATGTAGTAAAAGAAGATGCAACTGAGTCAGCTGAGACAACACCATCAAGCGCTACGGCAGCAGCAGATGGTTCATCAATTGTTGTTCAATCTGGTGAAGGTGCTGGTTCAATCGCCGCACGTGCAGGTATTTCTGTAGATGAATTGGAACGTCTTAACCCTGATCACATGACAAATGGTTACTGGTATGCTAACCCAGGTGACGTCGTTAACGTTCAATAATTTTTAAAGCAAAGGAACATCATGAAAGATATTAGAATTGCTATTGATGGTCCTGCGTCAAGTGGAAAAAGTACAGTAGCCAAGATTATTGCAAAAAATCTTGGCTATACTTATCTTGACACAGGTGCCATGTACCGATCTGCAACTTATTTGGCCTTGCAGAATGGTTTAACTGAGGAAAATGTACCAGAAATTTTGGAGCAACTATCTCAATATCCGATTTCATTCGGAAAAGCAGCAGATGGTAGTCAGCAAGTTTATGTAGGTGATGTCGATATTACACACCCAATTCGTGATAACCAAGTTACAAATAATGTTTCTTGGGTCGCAGCTATTCCTGAAGTGCGTCAAGAACTCGTTGCGCAACAACAACGTATCGCTCAAGATGGGGCTATTATCATGGATGGTCGTGATATCGGAACCGTGGTTTTGCCTGATGCAGAACTCAAGATTTTCTTGATTGCTTCAGTTGATGAACGTGCGGAACGTCGTTATAAGGAAAATATCGAAAAAGGTATCCCTGCTGACCTTGAGACTCTAAAAAAAGAAATTGCTGAACGTGACTATAAAGATAGTCATCGTAAGGTGTCACCTCTTAAACCAGCGGAAGATGCCATCACTTTTGATACTACAGGTGTGTCTATTAATGGTGTTGTGGAATTTATTCAAGAAAAAGCAAAAAAAATTATTGACAAAGGATGACTCACTTGTTATACTATTAACAATGAGAAAAGCAGAAGTGAGAACTTCTCGCCTTGCGACTTAGGTTGTCTGGCCCAACATGTCAAATCCCTCTAGGGATATTATGTGTGCGGGCTTGTATATCAAGTCCGCTTTGTTTTTCTCTAAAAAAATAAAGAGGTGAAGATCATAGCTAAGAAAGATCTATTCATTAACGATGAAATTCGCGTTCGCGAAGTTCGTCTTGTTGGTCTTGATGGTGAACAATTGGGAATTAAACCATTGTCAGAAGCACAAGCTATTGCAGATGATGCAAATGTTGACTTGGTTCTCATCCAACCACAAGCTACGCCACCTGTTGCGAAGATTATGGACTACGGTAAGTTCAAATTTGAGTATCAAAAGAAACAAAAAGAACAACGTAAGAAACAAAGCGTTGTTACCGTTAAGGAAGTTCGTTTGAGTCCAGTTATTGATAAAGGTGACTTTGAAACTAAACTTCGTAATGGCCGTAAATTCCTTGAAAAAGGAAACAAGGTTAAAGTTTCTATCCGATTTAAAGGTCGTATGATTACTCACAAAGAAATCGGAGCTAAGGTCTTGGCGGAATTTGCTAAAAAAACGCAAGATATTGCGATTATTGAGCAAAGAGCGAAGATGGATGGACGTCAAATGTTCATGCAACTTGCACCAATTCCTGACAAAAAATAATTGTCAAACTAACACTATTTTAAGAGGAGAATTTTAAAATGCCAAAACAAAAAACACACCGCGCATCAGCTAAACGTTTCAAACGTACAGGTTCAGGTGGATTGAAACGCTTCCGTGCCTTCACATCTCACCGTTTCCACGGTAAAACTAAAAAACAACGTCGTCACCTTCGTAAAGCATCAATGGTACATTCAGGTGACTTTAAACGTATCAAATCAATGCTTTCACAAATGCGTTAATTCGCTACAAGCATTACAATTTAACTAAACTAGAATTAATTCGGAGGAATATATAAATGGCTCGTGTTAAAGGTGGCGTTGTATCACGCAAACGTCGTAAACGTGTATTGAAACTTGCTAAAGGTTACTATGGTGCAAAACACATCTTGTTCCGTACTGCAAAAGAACAAGTAATGAACTCTTACTACTATGCATACCGTGACCGTCGTCAAAAGAAACGTGATTTCCGTAAACTTTGGATCACACGTATCAATGCGGCAGCTCGTTTGAATGGTTTGTCATACTCACAATTGATGCACGGTTTGAAATTGGCTGAAATCGAAGTTAACCGTAAAATGCTTGCTGATTTGGCAGTTAAAGATGCAGCAGCTTTCACAGCTCTTGCAGATGCAGCTAAAGCAAAACTTGGTAAATAAGAATTAAGGTGGGTCTTTCCCATCTTTTTTTGTGGGGGTAATCATGATTCGTTTAGCAAAATTTGAAGATATTCCAAGATTGCAGGAATTATTGGAGCAGATTCTTATTGTTCATCATCAAGCACGCCCTGATGTTTTTAAGTCAGAAGGCAGTAAATTTACAGATGCAGAGTTAGAAGCAGTAATTAATGATTCAAAAAAACCTGTGTTTGTGTACGAGGATGACGAAGGGCGTATCTTGGGCCATCTTTTCTTAATGATTAAAGAAGAAACTGAAAAAGATGGTCCACAAAAGGCTGTTAAGACTCTTTTTATTGATGATTTATGTGTTGATAAGGATGCTCGAGGTCAAAAATTAGGAGAAAAGCTTTACCAATTTGCCTTGGACTATGCTAAGGAGCTAGGTTGTTATAATCTGACACTTCACGTATGGAATGATAATGCAGGTGCTCTACGTTTTTACGAACGTTTAGGTATGAAACCGAGATATACAGAAATGGAAACTATCCTAAAATAATACGTTTTCATGAGAGAAATTTAACTTACGAGGAAAAAATATTTTTGATATGCTAAAAGAGAACTTTTAGAAATGGAGAATTTTAATGCCTCGTAATTTTAAAGAAGCTTTGCTTTTTACGTTTTTGATGTGTGGAATGATGGTCTGTGGGATGAGTCTCTGGAATCTTCTCATCCTTGATTGGACTGGAGTAGTTCCCTTTGCTTGGGGTCACTTTTTCCAAGGTTATCTTCCTGGATTTGTGGTTGCTTTCTTACTTGATATGCTTTTGGTGGGACCACTAGCCAAAACAATAGCATTTGCAATTTTGCATAAAGTAAAAGCCCATGATAAACGATGGGCAAAGATTTTAGTGATTTCTGGAACCATGGCGCTATTTATGGTAACGTTTATGTCATTCTATGGATTAGTTTACAACAGTCAGTCGGTGACGCTATTATCCTATGGTCGTGCTTGGTTGACAAATGTTATCATGGCTTTACCACTTAATTTTCTAGTGGTTGGTCCAATCTCACGTTTTATCTTGGGAAAACTACAAAAACCATTGCCTGGTGAAGAAGTCGTTGAGAATTTTGACGACGATGATGAATTACCAACGATAATATAAAAAAACTGGAGTTTCTTTCCAGTTTTTTTATATCAAAAGCAGCCACGGATGTGACTGCTTAATGATGATTAGTTTTTCTTCTTCATTTCACCATGTGGGTAGTAAGTTCCCTCTGGCATATCATTAATGAAAACATGAATGGCTTCTTTAGGTGCTTTGGCAACACGTGATACAACCTCAGTAACTTCGCGAGCAAGTTCGATTTTTTGTTCTTCAGTACGACCTTCAAAGAGATCAATCTTTACAAATGGCATAATGCATCTCCTTAGTTTTGATAGTCCTATTATAGCATTAATGAAGAGAATATTCTAAAGTTTATGGAAATTCTTGAAATGATATTATCAAAATGCTACAATGTGCTGATTCCTAATAGGAGGGTCTAAAGTATAAAGAGCTAGATAGTCAAGAGCTTTACCTCTTAGCTGATATAAATGCTATTACTTTAGATTCGAGTGTTCCTGATTTAGGAATTTTTCACATTCTATTAAAGATGGTATGAAGTCTTTTGACATTCGGTAAGGGATTGCATTTTTTATTGGCTTTGTTTATAAGGGATGAAAACTCTTACTAAAAATGGTAAAATAGTGCTAACTAGAGACAGTAAGGAGTAAATTATGACAATTGATTTTCGTGCCGAAGTTGATAAGCGCAAAGATGCCTTGATGGAGGACCTTTTTGGTCTTTTGCGTATTAACTCAGAACGTGATGACAGTAAGGTTGATGATAAGCACCCATTTGGTCCTGGACCAGTAAAAGCTTTGGAACATTTTCTTGCTTTAGCTGAACGTGATGGTTATAAAACTCGTAATATTGATAATTATGCTGGTGACTTTGAATTTGGTCAAGGTGATGAAGTATTGGGTATCTTTGCACACTTGGATGTAGTTCCAGCTGGGAGTGGTTGGGATACAGATCCTTATGAACCTGTAATCAAAGATGGCAAACTTTATGCTCGTGGGTCATCAGATGATAAAGGCCCAACAATGGCTTGTTACTATGCCTTGAAAATTATTAAAGAACTCGAGCTTCCAGTATCTAAGCGTGTGCGTTTCATTGTTGGTACTGATGAAGAATCTGGTTGGGGCGATATGGATTATTACTTCGCTCATAATGGGTTGAAAGATCCTGATTTTGGTTTTTCACCTGATGCAGAATTTCCAATTATCAATGGTGAAAAGGGTAATATTACAGCTTATCTCCATTTTGAAGGTCAAAATGATGGAGAATTTAGCCTTGTGTCTTTTAATGGTGGTTTGCGTGAAAATATGGTTCCTGAATCTGCAAGTGCAGATTTCACTGGACCTATCACTTTGAAAGAAATCGAGGCTAAATTAAAAGACTTTGTTGCTGACCAAGAGGTGACTGGTCAAGTGATTGAAGAAGCAGGTATTTTTCATGTGACTATTCATGGGAAATCTGCTCATGGTATGATGCCTCAAAATGGTATTAATGGAGCAACCTACTTGGCACTCTTCCTTAGCCAATTTGATTTTCAAGGTAATGCTAAAAAGTATTTGGATTTAATTGCTGAAACATTGCATAAAGATTTCTTTGGTGAAAAAGTAGGTCTTGCTTACACAGATCCTAAGATGGGTGAATTGACCATGAATGCTGGGGTGTTTCATTTCAATAAGGAATCAGCAGATAATACAATCGCTTTGAATTTCCGCTACCCTCAAGGGGTTGATACGGACGCTATTAAGGATGGTCTTGAAAAACTTGAAGGTCCTAAGGCAGTTAGTCTCTCAGAACATGGTCATGTGCCACATTATGTACCAGTTGATGATCCTATGGTAGAGACTCTTCTTTCAGTCTATGAGAAACAAACAGGACTTAAAGGTCATGAACAAATTATTGGTGGTGGGACATTTGGACGTCTCCTAAAACGTGGTGTTGCCTATGGAGCTATGTTCCCTGGTTATGTCAACACTATGCACCAAGCGAATGAGTTTACTGAGGTTGAAGACTTGTACCGTGCAGCTGCCATTTATGCAGAAGCTATCTATGAGTTAATCAAATAAAAAAGAGAGACAGTTTTGTCTCTTTTTTGAGGAGGAAAATATGGAAACACTCGATGAATTAACACAAGCCATTATGGCTGATGAACAAAATAAAGTTTATACGGAACAAGGTATAAAACCCTTGTTTTCCATTCCAAAAACGGCTCGGATTAATATCGTTGGACAAGCTCCTGGTATTCGTGCCCAAGAGTCTGGCCTTTACTGGAATGATCCTAGTGGTGATAATCTCAGGGATTGGATGGGGGTTTCACGCGAAGAATTCTATGAATCTGGTATGTTTGCTATTGTACCAATGGATTTTTATTTCCCAGGTCATGGTAAATCAGGTGATTTACCTCCTCGCAAAGGATTTGCAGATAAGTGGCATGAGAAAGTTCTTGCTTTAGCTCCTGATATCCAATTGACGATTTTAGTAGGTAATTATGCACAGCATTACTATTTACATCAAAAATCGTCAGCAAAATTAACAGATACAGTTAAGCATTACAAAGATTATCTACCAGAGTTTTTCCCTCTCGTTCATCCTTCTCCTCGAAATAATATTTGGCAAGCAAAAAATCCATGGTTTATGGAAGAAGTAGTTCCAGATTTGAAGGCCTTGGTCAAAAAAATCTTAAGTCGATGATGTCTGATATCTGCACTTGGATTGTCATTTGGTATTGTTTCAAATCAATGAAGCAACTATCAGAACATACCCAAATATTGTAAAGATTTTAGCCCTTTGGGGCTTTTTTTGATGGTTTAATAAATTATTCGGGAAAAATAATTAATAAAAAATCTAATATTAAACTTATCTACAGCCACTTAATTCTAATTTTCAGAAGAAGTAACATATAAAAGATACTGTCAATAATTATGTGTAAACACTCAAGTAGAGTTGAAGAATGTTAATCAAATTAGCTTTCAAGTGTGTCAGAACATTGGCCAAACCCTTTATAGATGCGTTGACTTTGCTTGAAATTATAATCTTCAAACAGGATAACTAAATAACGTTCCAGAGCCTCCTCGTTAGGGAAAAGAACCTGCTTTTTCGTTTGACGTTTGATTTCTTTGTTAAGAGACTCAATGAGGTTTGTCGAATTAATGCTGTGCCAAATCTGGTAGGGAAACTGATAAAAAGTTAAAAGATTATCCGTATTCTCCAGACTTTCCATGACTTTCCTATACTTTGGTTTCCATTCGGCGATAAAGTCCTCTAAAGCTTGCACTGCCATTTCTAAATTTTCAGCACGATAAATCGTTTTAAATTGCTCCAGAATAACCGCTCTATCTGCTCGTTTCACTTTACTAGCTAGATTTCGTCTAATATGAATTAAGCAACGTTGTTGTTTAGCTAATGGGTAAGCCTGACTGATAATCTGCTCAAGCCCCTTGAAGCCATCGGTCACTACAAGAGAAACCTGTTGGATTCCTTGGTTTTGAAGCTTGTCTAACAGGGTGGACCAAGAAGCATTGTTTTCATTTTGGGGCAATCTCATATCCAAGAACAGCCTTCTGTCCTTCTGGTGTAACGCCAAGTGCGATATGAATACATTCTTTACTAACGGTTCCACGTCTTAATGGAAGATAGGTTCTGTCAAGAAATAAAACAGAGTAATTGGCTTCTAAGCTTTGCTCATGAAAAGCAGCGACATTCTCCTGAGTTGCTTTTGAGATATTAGAAATTGTGGCAGGACTATAGTGATGACCATACATTCGCTCGATG
The DNA window shown above is from Streptococcus salivarius and carries:
- a CDS encoding GNAT family N-acetyltransferase; translated protein: MIRLAKFEDIPRLQELLEQILIVHHQARPDVFKSEGSKFTDAELEAVINDSKKPVFVYEDDEGRILGHLFLMIKEETEKDGPQKAVKTLFIDDLCVDKDARGQKLGEKLYQFALDYAKELGCYNLTLHVWNDNAGALRFYERLGMKPRYTEMETILK
- the pepV gene encoding dipeptidase PepV; this encodes MTIDFRAEVDKRKDALMEDLFGLLRINSERDDSKVDDKHPFGPGPVKALEHFLALAERDGYKTRNIDNYAGDFEFGQGDEVLGIFAHLDVVPAGSGWDTDPYEPVIKDGKLYARGSSDDKGPTMACYYALKIIKELELPVSKRVRFIVGTDEESGWGDMDYYFAHNGLKDPDFGFSPDAEFPIINGEKGNITAYLHFEGQNDGEFSLVSFNGGLRENMVPESASADFTGPITLKEIEAKLKDFVADQEVTGQVIEEAGIFHVTIHGKSAHGMMPQNGINGATYLALFLSQFDFQGNAKKYLDLIAETLHKDFFGEKVGLAYTDPKMGELTMNAGVFHFNKESADNTIALNFRYPQGVDTDAIKDGLEKLEGPKAVSLSEHGHVPHYVPVDDPMVETLLSVYEKQTGLKGHEQIIGGGTFGRLLKRGVAYGAMFPGYVNTMHQANEFTEVEDLYRAAAIYAEAIYELIK
- a CDS encoding 4-oxalocrotonate tautomerase; translated protein: MPFVKIDLFEGRTEEQKIELAREVTEVVSRVAKAPKEAIHVFINDMPEGTYYPHGEMKKKN
- a CDS encoding uracil-DNA glycosylase family protein, with translation METLDELTQAIMADEQNKVYTEQGIKPLFSIPKTARINIVGQAPGIRAQESGLYWNDPSGDNLRDWMGVSREEFYESGMFAIVPMDFYFPGHGKSGDLPPRKGFADKWHEKVLALAPDIQLTILVGNYAQHYYLHQKSSAKLTDTVKHYKDYLPEFFPLVHPSPRNNIWQAKNPWFMEEVVPDLKALVKKILSR
- the cmk gene encoding (d)CMP kinase; the protein is MKDIRIAIDGPASSGKSTVAKIIAKNLGYTYLDTGAMYRSATYLALQNGLTEENVPEILEQLSQYPISFGKAADGSQQVYVGDVDITHPIRDNQVTNNVSWVAAIPEVRQELVAQQQRIAQDGAIIMDGRDIGTVVLPDAELKIFLIASVDERAERRYKENIEKGIPADLETLKKEIAERDYKDSHRKVSPLKPAEDAITFDTTGVSINGVVEFIQEKAKKIIDKG
- the infC gene encoding translation initiation factor IF-3: MKIIAKKDLFINDEIRVREVRLVGLDGEQLGIKPLSEAQAIADDANVDLVLIQPQATPPVAKIMDYGKFKFEYQKKQKEQRKKQSVVTVKEVRLSPVIDKGDFETKLRNGRKFLEKGNKVKVSIRFKGRMITHKEIGAKVLAEFAKKTQDIAIIEQRAKMDGRQMFMQLAPIPDKK
- a CDS encoding EbsA family protein; this translates as MIKIFGKYRYHWQPELSWLIIYWSLAITPIFIAAALLFELYSVPSHILMLFTIFVALFGLGFHRYFIIEDHGILRIVSFNIFKPRKVKISDIEKVEVIKTGLSLIFKNGKKRQFYMRKWPKKYFLDALALHPDFKGEVELLDHMTNFDYFAFYEESKKALKLKLRK
- a CDS encoding SAG1386/EF1546 family surface-associated protein is translated as MSKKPWEDKVSDEELEEVVDADFLDDEDEFEDYEEEEDVTPSDEKREKGGGFINSSFLTVLLGLFFVIVVCILFFVFYTSNVGGNKTAESKESSGFYSSSTSKVVKSSSSEKDSNKDEESEKSNTEKSSKEKSSSTKASSSSKHVVKEDATESAETTPSSATAAADGSSIVVQSGEGAGSIAARAGISVDELERLNPDHMTNGYWYANPGDVVNVQ
- a CDS encoding ferredoxin translates to MKVSLIPEKCIACGLCQTYSPVFDYDDEGIVRFRDSDQLNQIIENTPETLTAVKSCPTKALICEV
- the rplT gene encoding 50S ribosomal protein L20, producing MARVKGGVVSRKRRKRVLKLAKGYYGAKHILFRTAKEQVMNSYYYAYRDRRQKKRDFRKLWITRINAAARLNGLSYSQLMHGLKLAEIEVNRKMLADLAVKDAAAFTALADAAKAKLGK
- the rpmI gene encoding 50S ribosomal protein L35; this encodes MPKQKTHRASAKRFKRTGSGGLKRFRAFTSHRFHGKTKKQRRHLRKASMVHSGDFKRIKSMLSQMR